A region of the Arenibacter antarcticus genome:
TTCGATAAATAGTTTCAATTCCTAAATGGGTCGATTAAAAGAAGCTCGGCCGTAGGTGTAGAGGCCTGAAAGATCAAGTTTCAATTCCTAAATGGGTCGATTAAAAGTCCACTTGTGTAAGCTTGCATAACTGCCTCAGCACTGTTTCAATTCCTAAATGGGTCGATTAAAAGTTTTAACCATAGATTAAAACATAAAAAAAACAACCAGTTTCAATTCCTAAATGGGTCGATTAAAAGATAGCACCAGTAGTCCAGGTAAAAAGAAGATAGAGAGTTTCAATTCCTAAATGGGTCGATTAAAAGTTTTGATGCTGATGGTGATATTGACGAGCCTACATAGTTTCAATTCCTAAATGGGTCGATTAAAAGCCGTCGATTTTATAAAATCAACAGCTTGGTTCTTAAGTGTTTGAAATTACCTACAGGGTAAATATAAGACAAAAAAAGCGTCAACTACTAATGATATAATTTACCTTGGGGTTCGACAACTTGGCAACGTCTTGTTTTTTAGGTTATTAAGTATCAAAATGTCAAAGAACCTAATTTTTTTGGCTTGTTTTTCTTTGATGGACGCTTATATTAGATTGTCAAGTTCGTTCTTTTCCTTGCCGATGACCACTTTTTCGAGCCAACTTTCCTGTCGACTCTTAAAGATAATCAAACTATCTGTTTCTTCGTCCATGATCAATTTAGCGGACGCTAACAGTTCCTTTAGTTTTACCTCTGTAATCTCGCCTTCAAAAACGCTGTTCTGTATCCAGTTCACGTATTGGCGGCACAATTTCAACATTTTGACCACCCTTCGTTTGTCCATATCATAAACTAAAATCACATACATCCTACCACCAAGTTTTAAAGGGTTTGTATTCTTGCATGCCCATGACATGCTTTACCAGTTTATAACATTCCAGCCTAACAAGCCTTTTGTAGCTTACGCTCTGATCCAAGGTACGGTGCTTAATGGTCTCGTTGAGTTTTTCGTCCCAGGCGCGCATAACAGTCTTTCTGCCCGATTCCTTTAAAAGGCAACTGTTCAATTTTTGGTCGAAATCGCCTTTTTGGACCATTTTTTTGTTCAGCAACGAAAAAATCAGCCGATCTGCCAATAGTGGCTTGAACACTTCCGCTAGATCCAAGGCCAACGAATACCTACGAAACCCAGGTTCGTGCAAAAAACTTAAGGTCGGGTTTAATTGTGTGTGATATATTTGGTCTAAACAGGCCGTATAGCAGATCATGTTCACGAAAGATATCATGGCATTTACCTCGTTGTTGGGCGGTTGTTTGGTACGGTTGTTCATCTCAAAATCGTTGATGATTGTGCCAAACCCGCTGTAATAGGCCGAACGGATATTTCCCTCGATGCCCATTAGTTCGTCTATGGCCTGAGTATCGGCTATCAATTTTGAAAGTTGTTCTATTTGAAGGATTTGCTTTGAAAGATCCTTGTCGCGCTTTGAGTAGTACTTGAGGTTTTTGAGCATGTTGAACGATGCCCCTTCAATAAATTGTCGGGCAATGATCATTCTTTTTTTTTGTGAACTGTAATGTTCCACTTGGTTAACGATGACCTTGCCGCTCAACAGATAGTCCTTGGGCATAAAACTGCCAGTATAATGTTCATAATAATCAAAGAAGTGTACTCCAATCTGGTTTTTTCCCAAAAAATTGTACAGGGCACTATTGGTATCCAAACTTCCAAAACAGTATAGGTTCTTGACACCCTCGACAGGAAGGTATTTTGGTTTTCCGTCAACCCCGTCTTCGTTTACTGGTACAAATTTGAGGGTATTGTCCTTACGGCTCAATCTGCCGGGGTTAAAAAGGTAATATGATTTTTTCATAAAGTCTGGTGTTGAAAATTAGACCATAGTTGCTCTACACCCATAACAATTCCGATATCTTTTGATTTTGGGCCCAAATGATTATTCGATTTCATCGATATAGCACAGTTCATAATATGAACATTTTTTACAGATTTTGGCATTGATCGTGGGCGGACATTCTTTTTGCCCGATCAACCGTTTGATCTTTAGGACGGATTCCGCTAAAAAGTCGCGATCAGTTTCGGAAAGCAAAACTTCGGATGTCTTACGCAACCTTGGGTATTCTATCTTTCCGCTAGCGCCTTCCACACCGTTTAGCTCCAAGAGCCAGATATAGAATTTTACCTGCCAATTATGTGCCTCTTCAACGGACTTGCCCCGCTTGGTCTCGTGGATCACCTTTTCCTTAGCATCGTAGAAATCTATTTTACCCGTTAAGACGGTACCGTTAAGTTCGGCGGAAAGTTCTATTTCGGAATACTTGTCCGCCCGCTGTGGATAACTCGTTTCGTGGAGGAGCTTGCCGTCGTATACTATTTCCGAAGTATGTTCCATATTGATTCCATTGGCATGCAGCCAACATTCGCGAGGGCATACTGTATATAGATTTATGAGGGTTGCGTTTACTTTCAATTTACCAAGATATTATCTAGAATTTGCTTTTTGTCTTCTTCTATCGACACTTTTATTATATTTTTGTCTTGTCCA
Encoded here:
- the cas2 gene encoding CRISPR-associated endonuclease Cas2, with protein sequence MYVILVYDMDKRRVVKMLKLCRQYVNWIQNSVFEGEITEVKLKELLASAKLIMDEETDSLIIFKSRQESWLEKVVIGKEKNELDNLI
- the cas1b gene encoding type I-B CRISPR-associated endonuclease Cas1b — protein: MKKSYYLFNPGRLSRKDNTLKFVPVNEDGVDGKPKYLPVEGVKNLYCFGSLDTNSALYNFLGKNQIGVHFFDYYEHYTGSFMPKDYLLSGKVIVNQVEHYSSQKKRMIIARQFIEGASFNMLKNLKYYSKRDKDLSKQILQIEQLSKLIADTQAIDELMGIEGNIRSAYYSGFGTIINDFEMNNRTKQPPNNEVNAMISFVNMICYTACLDQIYHTQLNPTLSFLHEPGFRRYSLALDLAEVFKPLLADRLIFSLLNKKMVQKGDFDQKLNSCLLKESGRKTVMRAWDEKLNETIKHRTLDQSVSYKRLVRLECYKLVKHVMGMQEYKPFKTWW
- the cas4 gene encoding CRISPR-associated protein Cas4 — its product is MKVNATLINLYTVCPRECWLHANGINMEHTSEIVYDGKLLHETSYPQRADKYSEIELSAELNGTVLTGKIDFYDAKEKVIHETKRGKSVEEAHNWQVKFYIWLLELNGVEGASGKIEYPRLRKTSEVLLSETDRDFLAESVLKIKRLIGQKECPPTINAKICKKCSYYELCYIDEIE